The sequence below is a genomic window from Piliocolobus tephrosceles isolate RC106 chromosome 8, ASM277652v3, whole genome shotgun sequence.
TAGGAGGTGGCTGGGACCACACTCCCTCCTGGGGTCATCTCCTGACTTGGGCTGCTTGGAGCTGTATCAGTTTCCAACTGCCTCCCTACCAACAAACACAAGCCTGGCTGCTGAAACAACACGACATTATCATGTTAGAATTCTGTAGATTAGAAGTCTGATGTGGGTGTCAGTGGGCTGAAATCAAGGCATCACCAGGGCTATGTTGCTTTCCAGAGGTTCCAGGGAAGAATACATATTTTTGCCCTTTGCAGCTTCTGGAGCCTCCCACATTGCATATGCCAGGGCCCCTGGCTCTATCTTCCAAGCCAGCAAGGCTGcacctctctgtgtctttctcccACAGCCTCATCTCCCTCTGATGAACTCTGGCCTCCTCTATTGCTTCTTCCACTGTTAAGGACTCTTGTGATGACTTTGCCTCCTCCCCAAATAGTCTATGTTAATTTTCTCAAGATCAGCtgattaggctgggcgcggtggctcacacctgtaatcccagcactttgggaggccgaggagggaggatcacctgaggtcaggagttcgagaccagcctggccaacatggtgaaactgtctctattataaatacaaaaattagtcaggcatggtggcaggtgcctgtaatcctcactactcaggaggctgaggcaggaggatcgcttgaatccaggatgtggatgttgcagtgagctgagatttagccactgcacactagcctggatgacagagggagcacaagactctgtcttaaaagaaaacaaaaatcagctgattGTCTTATAATCTctgcagtttggaaggctgaggagggaggatcagttgaggccaggagttcatgaccatcctgggcaacacagcgagaaccccatctctacaaaaaatttaaaaaaattacctgggcatggtggctcatgcctgtggtcccagtaacttgggaggctgaggtgggaggatcacttgagcctgggaaatcaaggttgcagtgagctacgatcccaccattgcactccagcctggatgacagaatgagaccctatctcaacaataaaaaaatgttaGGCTGATTAGCAATGGAATTCAATCTGCACCATTCATCCTCCCTTGCCATATAGTGTAGCATACTCACAGTTCTGGGGATTCGGACATGGACCCTCGCCCACTATGGGAGCAGCCAGGAGGGACCACAGGCTGACCGCTGTCTGTCTTCCTGCCTGTTTTCCCTCATCTCCAcagaattccttccttcctttctctctctctcttctttccttcttcctcccacccttccttccttcattttttctttcattttctttctttctttcttttcctttcttttcttttcttccattcccctttccttccttccttctttccttcccttccttccttctttcctttctttcttttctttcctttccttctttccctcatcTTCACACAatgctttctccctttctttctttctttctttctttctttctttctttctttctttctctctctctctctctctctccctctctctctctctctttctctttttcattttcttgagacagagtctcactctgcggcccaggctggagtgcagtgatgcgatctcggctcactacaacctctgcctcctgggttcaagcgattctcctgcctctgcctccgggcATCAGTCCTCAGGGATCTTGGAGAGGAGCAGCAGGAGGAGCCTGTGGGTTGGGTGTTGGTGTTGGTGGCTTCAGACAGACGCAGATAGAGAAGTGACTGGGGACATGCATGCTGTGTGCAGATGTagtggagactgaggtgggcatgGAAGTGTCGGTCGATCAGGAGTTCTCGCCGGACCTCAATGACAACACTTCTCAGGCCTACAGGGATTTCAACAAGACCTTCTGGAATCAGGTAAAGGGCAAGgagaggggattttttttttttttttttttttgagacggagtctcacactgttgtcctggcgggagtgcagtggcatgatcttggctcactgcaacctccccctgctgggttcacatgattctcctgcctcagcctcctgagtagctggaattacaggtgcacaccaccacacccagctaatgttttgtatttttagtagagatgggtttcactatgttggccagactggtctcgaactcctgaccttgtgatccccccaccttgccttcccaaagtgctgggattataggcgtgagccatggctcCTGGCCGGGGAGGGGAATTGAAGGGTGCTCCCCTGGAGCTGGGATTGGGCATCTGGATGTCCTCAGGTCTGCAGGTTCGGACGTGAGCCCCGGGATCCTTGGTGTTTCAGATGCAGAAGATTTTTGCAGGCATGCAGGGCTTCACCTTCAAGGGTGTGGAGATCCTGTCCCTGAGGTAGGAGACCCATCGGGGGATGTGGAGGCGGTGTTGGGTGGGGGATATGTGTGCACAGAAAAGACCCATTCCTTTCTTTTGTAATCATCAGATTTTATAAAGAGAGGGGTGGAGGGGCTACAGAAGGAATCACTCCCTGGGGTATTTTTTGAGATCGTTTTCTGGGGCCATTTCTCTGGAGGAGGGATGGCACCTCTCTTCTTCAGCACACTGGAAGGAGAGAAGTTGCAGGGACATGTGGGAAGGTGGTGCCTGGATGGGTGACTTCATCCCCCTCTGGCTGGCCCCTGCTCTACTGGGTGGGTCAgcattagagagagagaaagacacagagggagagagggagagagagcgcATCCAGGGGCGCCAGTGGATGATGGCTTGATGCAACACAAGGAGAATGTCAGGCCAGATGTGCTGGCTTACACTtgcaatcttagcactttgggagggttaggtgggtggatcacctgaaaccagttcaagaccagcctgggcaacacagtgagaacccatctctacaataataaaattagtaataataataatagtgaaatgattagcctggtatggtagtgcacaactgtagtcctggatactggggaggctgaggagtaaggatcactttagcccaggagttggaggctgcaatgaactgtaattataccactgcactctagcctgggtgagagagccagACTTTGCCtctataaaacacacacagagagaggaagTCAATCATGTCAATTATTCCTTGTCCTGCCTTCCCAGGCGGACCAAGTCAGGAATGCTGGCAGCCCCTCCTAAAAAGGATGCATGTGGTATCCCGACTCAGGACCTCTGCCCCCTTTCCCATTTCTGGTGCACTTTGGGTTGCTTCTGGAGTGCTCCTCCAAGGACCCATGTGCCCCTGGCTGGGGCACTCTCTAAGGCCGTGGACCTCTCAGGAATGGCAGCATTGTGGTGGACTACCTGGTCCTGCTGGAGCTGCCCTTCAGCCCCCAGCTGGAGAACCAGTACGAGCAGGCGAAGACGACACTGAAGGAGGCGCTGCAGAATGCCAGCCAGGATGTGGACAGCTGCCAGGACTCTCAGAGTGAGCCCTGGCTGGAGGGAGGGGCCAGGGCCtgagccaccaccccagcccACTCCAGCTGGGCCAGGGGCCCTCTGGACTCCGGTGCCAACCCTATGGTACCTCTGGCAAGTTGGGAGAAGGGAAATGAGTCCACACACAACGTCATCAAGGGTGGGGCTAGGGAGGGTCTTCCCAGGACCTGGATACTGGGGAAGACAACCCCTGATGGTCATGCTCAGCATTTCCCGGATGGCTGAAGACTTCGGATTATTCAGGGGAGATGAGGGAGGGAACAGGAGTCTTCCCTTGTGGCCCCTCCACAGTCCCCCAGACAGAGACAGCCCTCACTGCCCTCCCTGTGCCTGTCCTGCTTCCTGGTCCTAACCCCTTGACCTTAACCCCTTGACCTTAACCCCTTGACCTCCCCCTCCCATTCCATCTGTGCCTGTGTTCCCGCAGCCCTGTGTTTTAAGCCTGACTCCATCAAGGTGAACAACAACAGCAGGACAGAGCTGACTCCGGAAGGTGAGGGTGGGGTAAAGGGTTGAGTGGTCGCTCTCCCGTGGCTATGATCCCAGCCACCAGGGACATTTGCCCATCGAAGCCGGGGGCAGGGAGAGACTTTTGTGGGGGAGGCAAGTGATATGGCCCAGGGTGGCCCTTCCTGGCGCTGATTAGTGGCTTCCACCTGAGGACAGCAGGGGCCACGAGGAGAGGGTGAAGGTGGTGGTGCTGGACTCCCGTCATCAAATCCCAGGGTCTACCCCACGGCATCCCACCTCGGAAATGGAATCCTCCGCCCGCATTTTCAGAAGCACCATTATCAGGCCCCTGAATAGAATGGATGAGGTCCTTGTCTCTGTGCaaccccctccccaacccctcaGCCATCTGCCGCCGCGCCGCTCCCACGGGCTATGAGGAGTTCTACTTCCCCTTGGTGGAGGACACCCGGCTCCGCTGTGTCACCAAATGCACGTCGGGCGTGGACAACGCCATCGACTGTCACCAGGGCCAGTGCGTTCTGGAGAGGAGCGGTCCCGCCTGTCGGTAAGGCACCgctcagcatcagcatcagccGAGCCCCGCCCACTCATTCTAAGATGAAGCCCCGCCCCATGCTTCGCCCCAGCTCCGCCTCCAGGCCCTACCGTGGAGCCTTGTCCCCAGAGTCCGGCTCCAAGCCCATTCCCCTTGCCCTACGGTGGAGCCTTGCCCTGGAGCTCTGCTTTTTTACCCCGTCCCCATGATAGGCTTGAGTCCCGTCCCCTAGTTCTGGGACCACTCATTCTAGGGTGGGGCCCCGCCCCCTCGTTCTAGGGTTGAACCCCACCCCCTCCTTTGGTGGAGCCTTACCCACTTGTTCTGGGGTGGAATCCCGCCCCTTGCCTAGGGTGGAGTCCCATCCTCTTGTTCTAGGGCGGAACCTGAACCCCTTGTTCTAGGTTGGAGCCCTGCCCCCTCCTTCTGGGGTGGATTCCCAGCCCCTTGTCTAGGGTGGAACGCCCCCGATTGCCCTAGGGCGAAAGCCCCCGCTGCCCTAGGCTGGGGCCCCGCCCCCtcgccccaccccgccccgcgGGACCCAGGTGCACGCGTGGACCCCGAGTCCGGAGGTGAAGAGGGTCTGACCCTGCGATCTCCCGCAGCTGCTACTCCACCGACACGCACTGGTTCTCTGGCCCGCGCTGCGAGGTGGCCATCCACTGGAGGGCGCTGGTCGGGGGCCTGACGGCGGGCGccgcgctgctgctgctgctgttactgGCGCTGGGCGTCTGGGCGGTGCGCTCTGGACGGTGGAGCTGCTGGCGCCTAGACCGGTGAGCGCGCGGAAGACGGGGCCGGGGTGCGAGGGCGGCCAAGGGGCCCCAGGCGGGCCGGCTGTGTCTGACCGCGCGGCGGCCCCACCTAGGTCCTGGGCCCAGGACAGGAAATGGTTCGAGACCTGGGATGAGGACATCGTGGGCACTTTTTCAAACTGGGGTTTCGAGGACGACGGAACAGGTGAGTCCTGCCTCTTGGAGAAGCAGGCAGGGGCTTTCCTGGGCACCACTGCGAGGACAGAcgcccttcctgccttcctcgcATTTACTCCgtccccttctcccttccctcccctccctctcccctcctctttctcccctctctctgtctctctctagaCAAGGATAAAAATTTCCATGTGGCCTTGGAGAAGGTGGACACCACTATGAAGGTGAGGGGCTAAAGAGGGGGACCCCAAGGAACTCTCCCAGCCTCCATTTCAGATTCCCTCGGCGACCCCCCAGAGGGCAAGGAGGGGGCTGGGCTCGGATCAGCAGTGACCTCCCTGTCAGTCCAAACGAGTGGCTCCGGGTTCCCTTCCCTCACTGTGACTCTGTGACAGGTGCACATCAAGAGACCCGAGATGACCTCGTCCTCAGTGTGAGCCCTGCGGCCCCGTCACCATCCCCTCTGCCCTGCCCGGGACACAAGGCTCTGCACTGCGTCCATTTCAAGTGGTGGCCCCAGGACGGGAGCAGCCCAGGCTCCTGCTGTTCTTGGGCAAAATGAGACTGTTCCCCCAAATCCCATCCTTCTCTTTCCAACTTGGCTGAAACCCACCAGGAGACGCAGTTGAGGTGCAGGCTCTTCCACTGTGAAACCTTGGGCAAATCAGTAATGAGTCTCAGTTTACTCACCTGCAAAACAGGTACAGCATTCCTGTATATCTCACACCATTGTTGTGTAAACCACATGGACTTGGCCAATTCTCGGTCCTACTCTGCCCTCCGGTCTCAGCCCTCATGTTGCCATTGCCTCTCTCGGATCCTCCAATCCTCATGTCCTTCACCTGGTCTCCGACCCTGGTTCCTATTTTCACTCAATTCCCTACTGCCTGTTTCTTACTTTGAACCTGGAGGCAGCCTGCAGCCCATCCCATCTCCTGCCCTCTCCTGATCTAACTTCCTGCTGTGTCTCTTGCTCTCATTCCTTAGATGTCTTCTCCTTCTGATTCCGTTCCTTCATCCATCCTGTCCCCAGTCTCCCAGCCCTaaatcctccctcctctcctcacaTCCCGGTCCCTAGCAAGGTATAGATAGCCTCTTTGTCTTAGGATACCCCAGCTGCTGTTCCCCCCATCACCCCGTTGCCCAATTCCCCGTTTCTCTTGCTCTCATTCCTTGTATCTTCTCCCCTTTTGAGCCCGTCCATTAGTCGGTTCTGCCCCCCACTCCCCCTGCCCTAAATATCCCAGCTGCTGTTCCCCCCATCACCCTGCTGCCCGATTCTTTATTCTCCACCCCTTTCTCTCACTCCTGGAGCCCcgagggtgggggcagggcatgAGTTCCCCAGTCCCCAAGGAAAGGCAGCCCCCTCAGTCCCCCTCCTCCTCACTCCCTTCGATCTCCCTCCCCTCTCACCTCACCACTGCCTTTTCCCatccccttccttttccttcctccctgcctctctccctgtTGTCACCTGGATTCCTGATTCCTGCGGTAACGCTGAGTCCTGAAATCCTCAATCTCCTGGGCCGGGAAGATCGGCCTTGGGGACCGGAAGTCGGCACATCTCCAGGTCTCCATGTGAACACAATATAGAGTTTACTGTAAAAGAAGCTgctctctgtctgtctgccttTCACCCCACAGTGGTCTCCACCTGATTGGAGAACAGGGATTTCCAGGGGCGGCGCTGTAGGAGGATCCTGGGAGCACCTGTGTCttccagggaggaaggagggggtcTGTGGGCAGCCCTTGGGGGCCATGACATTCCTCATAGAAAACACAGAGGTTGGGGGGAACCCATTTTGTTGGGGAGCGACTCGGGGAAGGGGCCCCTTGGGCTTTGTCAtccctgctctccccacccccaccactgcccTGACCTTGACCCTGGGGGCTTAGGGAGCAATTAGACCCCTGGTGCTGGGTCAGGGAGTTGGGTGGTCCAGGGGCTAGGGCTGCCTGGTCCAGTCACCCTTTACAAGGATGGGTAAAGCTGGACCTCCCCAAAGATCTTGATCCCCCACAAGGCTCCCAAACCCTGATAGCAAACTCACACAGCAGAGCCTGTCTGCTGGCACAGGGCCCTTCTGTTCCTGCAGTTGCGGGCAGTCAGGCCTGCCTGAGGAGTCGAGGGTGTTCAGAAGTAACATGTCCCCTTGGGTCTTTGGGTGGGGGCTTGGGAGAGGCCCCTGTGATGTTTGCCCGGGACAGGGACGGGCCATGGCCTTTCGTCACCTCTGTGTCTGGCCAGGGGTGGAGACCAGGACCATAAAGTCTCAGGTGTGAGTGGGCACCCCGCCCAGGAGAAGGGCTGGAAGCCGGGGACCCCAGGGAAAGCCCTGGACATTTGGAAAGGACCATGTTGAGgcgggggatggggagggatggCTGGAAGAGAGAGGGGCTTCTcgggggtgggagtggagggtCCTTCACTTGCTCTGGCCTGGTGCCGGCTGCCCCTTCCACGGTTCTGAACTTCTCCCTCCATGGTCACCCGCCCTCCGGCGCTTCTTGGTCCCCACCTCTTGGCACCCGTGGTATGCTCACACCTCTAGcttctgtccctccctccttcGCTGCCCCACCCACAGTGGCTCTGACTTCCGCTGAAAGAGAGGGTCCCCGGCTCAGGGCGGTCACTGCTCCAGGACTTATAAGGGAGGAGGGTGGACAGGCTGCCCTTTGTCCAACTCCTTGTGGTCACCACGCGCCACCCACCCAACAGCATCACCTCACCTCTACCCTGGGACAGGCACTGCTCTTCTTCAAGGCAAAGTTCTCTGAGGTCCTTTTTATAGCTGATCCGTTCCTGGGAGGCTTTCATTTCTTGGTCCCTCTTGACGGGGGAAGACGGGCAGCCAGGGGCCCGTTCCCCAGGAAATGCTGGTGATCTGGATTCCGACGCTGGCTCTCTGGCTCTCCGTGTCCTTTACTGCTACATTGACACAGGGTGAGTGCTCCTGGGCTGATGCTCCGAGTCCAGTGCTCCTGGGTGGTCATAGTACACGCCCCTGCCTCAGGCAGCAGGGCTGCAGGTGGCCTCCTCCCCTTTGCATGGCAAGGGGCTGCCACAGGGCTGGAGACCCGTGCTGTGACCTCATCTTGCCTTGGGGGTGCTGAAGGGGTCACTGTGGAGACCTGTGGGTGCCTGTGGTGTGCAGGGGATGGTCTGCACACAGCCCCTGGCCATGGGGTGGCTGAAATCCACAGCTTCTGGTCTCCAGGCTCCCCGCAGGAGGATGAGGGGGTTTTGTTACAGACAGTGGGCTCTGCCTGCCCTCATCCTGGGGGTTTTATCTGCTGGAGGGATGGGTCTTTCCAAGCCTCACAGGGGCACTGTACATGCTGCCAGCCCTGGTCGGGAGAGAGGGAATCCAGAGGGGTGTCTGACAGTGTCCTCTCTTGACTTGGAGCAGCCGCAGGTGCACCCGGGGAATCCCCTCCAGTTAGAAATGGCtgatggggccaggtgtggtggctcatgcctgtaatcccagcactttgggaggccgaggtgggtggatcacctgaggttgggagtttgagtccagcatggcttaacatggtgaaaccctgtctccattaaaaatataaaaagtaaccaggcatggtggctcgcacctgtaatcccagctacttgggaggctgaggcaggagaatcactggaacctgggaggtggaatttgcagtgaggcaagattgtgccactgcactccagtgtttaagagtgaaacactgtccaaaaaaaaagaaagaaagaaagaaagaaaattaaaatggctgccagttgcggtggctcacgcctgcaatgccagcactttgggatgctgagacaggcacatcacgaggtcaggaaattgagaccatcccggccaacatggtgaaaccccaactctaccaaaaatataaaaatcagctgggtgtggtagcacacgcctgtagtcccagctactcgggaagctgaggcaggagaatcacttgaaccctggaggcagaggtcgcagtgagccgagatcacaccactgcactccagcctggcgacagagcgagactctctcaaacaaacaaacaaacaacaacaacaacaataacaaagtgGCTGAGGAGCTGCAGGAGGAGACAGAGGTTCGGGGATCCTTGCTCAGCCTGGTCGTGGCTGTGTGTGAGAGATGACTGGTTACCCGCTGATTTCTCTCATACAGAACAGACTTTCTGATTCCTTCCTGGCAGGGGTGGACAGGGATGAGGAGAGGCGGCAGAGGGAGACCTTGAGTTGAAGGCTCTGGGGTGGGCAGAAGGGGTGGTGAGGGGGCAGGGGAGCTGGGGTGGGAGTCTCTGTAGCCCTGCAGGACACCTTCGAAGTAACCTACCAGGGAAGTTTCACCATCCTCCTAGCCAGGGACTCAGGCCCTCTGAGGCTGCCTCTGTCCGCCAAGCCTTGACAGGTGAGACCTCTTTACCCCACCCGGACGTGTTGGGAGAGAGGTACAGGTGGGGAGGAGCTGATGGGAGAGTTTCAAGGGCTGAAGTGATGAACTCTGTGGATTTGGGGACATTATAAGAGTGTGTTAATAACACATAGATTCCCTTTAAGGTAATATAAAGGAGTGGGAAGCTGTGGGCTGGGATGGATCTTAGGAGGAGTCCTTtccatctctgcttcccaggcctgGCCTGACGGATCCTGCAATCTCTCTCTGGTCAGATTATGAAGGAGAGGGTGATGGAGGTGATGACAGCAATGATGAAGGCCCCAGGAGTCAGCAGGTGGCATTGCCTCGGTATACCCAGCCGAGTGTTAGAGACGGACCCCAAGGAACCAAAAGCCCCTGTCCCTCAGGTGCTTATAATTATGTGGCAAAGATAACACAGGTGAATCCCTTCGTGTGCAAAGCAGTCAGAAAAACATGTATGGCCAGTGCAGAAAGCAGGAGGGAGTGAGGCCAGGCAAGTAGGACCACTCCAGAGGGCTTGGGAAGGTCTGATTAGATacagagatggaggcagagacccCTGCCCTCCTCTTGCAGAGGTTTTTGCTGTTCACAAAGCCATTTCCCAGCAGGTAGCTCATATGATTCTCACGAGGAGATCTGTGTAAGGAAGTCAGGGTAGATGAGGatatggaggctcagagagaggaTAAGTGATTTGCCTGGGGCCACATAACAAATAATGAACACGGCGACCACTTTACAGTGGATTTGCGCCCTGCGCCTCTCCTCCCCTAGAGGAGCCCGGTTCTCTGCACCCGCGCCTCTCCTTCCCTAGAGGACCCCAGTTCTCTCCACTAGCGCCCCTCCTCCCTTCTAGAGGAACCCAGTTCTCTGCAGACCATCCCGTGCTCTAGGAATGGATTCTGGGTCCTTGGCAAGCAGTTCAGATGTCAGATCAGAGACTACCAGTGgcatctgtagtttttttttttttttgacagtctcctctgtcacccaggctggagtgcagtgacacgatctcggctaactgcagcctctgtctcaagggttcaagagattctcctgcctcagcctctggagtagctgggactacaggtgtgtgccaacacacccagctaatttttttatgtgtgtttggtagagacagggcttcaccatgttggccaggctggtcttgagctcctggcctccagtgatctgcccgccctgaactcccaaagtgctgggatgacaggtgtgagccgctgcacctggcccagcATCTGTAACTTTTCTTCCTACTCTCTGCACCGTCTTCTGGGTACTCCGGGGCACACTGTGGACTGGTGAAGTTTTGGAGAAGCAGACAGTCGAGAGAGGGAAGAGCACTCtgagaaagtagaaaaatcatTTCCACAGCTCTGCAAGGGAGCTACGGCGTAGGAATGCCCTGAAAGACGAGGGGGCATGTGCTGGATCAAGCGTGATGTTTGCTGGGGAGAGTGTGGTGGTGCTGGTGCATTTGTGGATGACAGGAGCGCTAAGACCAAGCTGAGATGTTTGGACATCACAGGAACCTCTGTGGACTAAGTAGGGCTGGGGATGCCTCTGTAGGGCAGACCAGCGTCAGAGAGGCCATTGAGAGGCACCCAAAGCCATCCTGGGAGGAAGATATGAAGGCCCAGCTGGGAACCCAACTCCCTTGGAAATGGGGGCTCCACCTGATGGTTGGCTGGAGGACACTGAGACAGATGGTCTAGGAGGCTGTGTTAACTGGGAGAGGAGCCTCTTTTTGCTGGATGACAAAGGTCTCCAGTTGGGGCTGTGGAGTTTGGGGTGATGGTGAAGTTTCCGGGTGGAGCTGTCCTGGAAGCCTGGGTCTTAGGGGAGGGCTTCTAGGATGGGTCCAGTGCCATTGCCCCAGCCCCTGCtacaggctgaggtaggaaaatgtgAGTGCTCACTATGAACTAAATCAGCTGTCACCTTGGTCTTGAACTTTGCAGcgtccagaactgtgagaaataaatctttctttttattttattttaagagatgggggtcttgctttgttgcccaggctggtcttgaactcctgggctcgaaccatcctcccacctcaacttcctaaAGTGCAggaaccacaggcatgagccaccacacctggccaatttctattgtttaagccacccagtcaatGGTATTTGCTATGGCAGCCCAAGAAGACTAAGACAGGCTGCCTTCAGAATTTACTCTTCATCAgatggatgcagtggttcatgcctataatcccagtgctttgggaggccccagcctgggcaacatagttacaccccatctcttaaaaaaaaaattagtctgggtgtggtggctcatgcctgtaatcacagcgctttgggaggccaaggcaggaggatcccttaagcccaggtgttcgagactagcttgggcaacacagggagacccaatctcttaaaaaaaaaaaatagccagtcatagtggtgcatgcctatagtcttagctacttgggaggctgaggggagaggatctcttgagtccaggaattcgagactgcagtgagctgtgattgcaccattgcacttcagcctgggtgacagagtgaggccctgtctcagaaaaagcttttctctctttatctttggttttcaggaATTCGACTCTGACTACAATGTCTGTGGTTTTTGgccctttgtttatttttggaaattcTTAGTGATTattgtcttcaaatatttctcctgccctgttctctctcttctccttctgagaCTACAATGAGACATATGTTAGGCCATTCCATATTGGACTACAGCTCTTGGATACTGTTCTGCACACATCCCCACCACCCCTTTCTATGTTTCAGTTTGGGTAGTTTTTACTGACTTATCAATTGAATGAAGATAAAAACTgacttattttcagtttttattgatttatcttcactaattctttcctctACTGTGTCTTATCTGCTGATCATCCTGTTGAAAAGAAGTCTTTGGCCAGGttcagtgggtcacacctgtaatctcagcactttaggaggctgaggtgggaggattgcttgagctcaggagtttgaggccagcctgggcaacatagcgagaccctgtctctacaaaaaataccagaaaaaaattaactgggtgtggtgatgtgcgcctgtagtcccagctacttgggaggctgagataggaatgcttgagcccaggaggtcaaggctacagtgagctgtgattgtgccactgcattccagcctgggcaacatagactttgtttcaaataataataataaatttaaaaatcagaaaagaactCTTTATCTCTGAtattatggtttttatttctacCGTCTTCATTTGAAAGAGGCCTCTTGAGAGGCACCAAGAGCCACCCTGGAATAGGAGATGGACGGTCCAGGAGGCTGTATTGACCAGGAGGACAGGAGCCTCTCTTTGGTGGAAGGCAAGGGTCTCCAGTTGGGCCTGTTGAGTGTGGGGTAACCGTGGGTTTCTGGGAGGAGCTATCCTGGTGGCCTGGGGCTCCTGGAATAGGGACACAGTCTAGAACTCTACCTTCTCCAACTGCTACAGAGGACACAAAAGCCAGGAAATGCCAGAAAAATGCCAGGGATCCACATGATGACTGGAACCAGTATCTTGTTTTCTGTACATGAAGTTCCAAAGTGTT
It includes:
- the MUC3A gene encoding mucin-3A, which codes for MVTCPSSISMQTTLATYMDTSSMMPESTCDNGGTWEQGQCACRPGFSGDRCQYQASCDNGGQWDGLKCQCPSTFYGSRCEFAVEQVDLDVVETEVGMEVSVDQEFSPDLNDNTSQAYRDFNKTFWNQMQKIFAGMQGFTFKGVEILSLRNGSIVVDYLVLLELPFSPQLENQYEQAKTTLKEALQNASQDVDSCQDSQTLCFKPDSIKVNNNSRTELTPEAICRRAAPTGYEEFYFPLVEDTRLRCVTKCTSGVDNAIDCHQGQCVLERSGPACRSWAQDRKWFETWDEDIVGTFSNWGFEDDGTDKDKNFHVALEKVDTTMKVHIKRPEMTSSSV